AACACCCCTGTTGTGCGGATTCAACAGCAAGAACAAACTGTTGCTGTGACTCTCAATACTCTTCAGGGACAGGTGGAAGTATTTGGCGACTGGATTGTGGTGACAGTTCCTTGGAGTGTCTTGCGTCATTTGTCGATTGAAGTTCCGTTGTCACAGGTACAACGAGAGGCGATCGCTCGCTTGCCTTATGGGGTATCAATAAAGACTTTACTTCAGTACTCTCACCGTTTCTGGCGGCAATTAAATTGGGGGTTAGTCGTAGGAGACACACCTTATCAAACAGTCTGGGAATCTACAGTAGCTCAGGCTCAGGAAGCGGGAATTCTTGCTTGTACGAGTAGCGGGACACCTAGCCGAAATGTTGCAGGACACGCTGTTGAGTTAGCACAACAAACAGTATCTACGCTCTATCCAAATGCTCCGGAAGCGATCTCAACTGCAACTCATGACTGGGGTGCCGATCCTTGGTCGCAGGGTGCTTACTGCTACTTCGCTCCATCAGACTTGAAAACCTGGCGTTCTGACTTATCGTACTCTGCTGGACGACTCATTTTTGCAGGAGAACATACTGCTCCGGTTGAATTTTGTGGTTATATGGAGGGAGCGATTCGTAGCGGACAACGAGCAGCAGAGCAAATTTTAGCTTTCACTATTTGATATTAATAAAATTATGCTCCAATCCCGATGGTTTAAAATATTGCGTTCTCTGGGATTAGAGTTTTGGTTGCCTTTACCTCTGTTAGGATTAGCTTTTTGGTTGGGATGCGGGTTTGTGATGGATGGGGTGTTAACTCGCTCTCACCAAACCATGAGATACCTAAAGGTTGATGCTCAATTGACGAAGCAGCCTAACAGAACCGTGCTGTCAATCCAACCAGAAATCAACAAGCGTTTAGGTATTTCCAGAGTGAAAGTCAAGACAGATTCCCCAGTGGTCAAGGAATTACAATTTGAATTTTTCGTCACAGATTTAACTCAACTGGAAGCCGCAATCAGCCAAGAGTTAGGATTACCTGTTGAGGATGTGAGGAAATTGATGCAACATCAACCCCTGCGGCGAATTCAAAATTGAAGACTCACAGGTAAATCTGGTTTTAATTGGACTCTGGATTTTTTTTGAACTTTTGCACTAATAGTTGTACAGCCAAAGCCAACAGACCAACGGCGACGAGAGCAAATATTCCCGAACCCAAGGCGACTAAGCCGACTACCAATGTCCGAACGGCGGAGGTTAGTCTAACCACTAATTGATTATCTGAATGGATGGGTTTGTTCGCAAAACTTGTGGCGATCGCAATCATCAGCGAATATAGTGCGTATCCTAATCCCCCAGAAATTATCGCTCCAGTTACACAGCGTAACGGACTGGTTTGTACTTGTGCTTGAGCATCTGGTTGAGGAAGTGAATTTGGATCGGTCATACAATTTTGGATTTTGGATTTTACTTAAACTGAGGATGCGATTTTAATTCCATGTGTAGCTGTTCGCGTCACAAATAATTCTAGATCTTCATCAGGAATAGCGGCTCTTATTTGTTGCTTAACTACTTCTGCTTGCTGTTGCGATTCAACCAAAGCAAAAACTGTTGGGCCGGAACCAGACATCATCGTTCCTAAAACACCTTCCTGTGACGCAAACAATTCTCGCAGTTGCAGAACTTGGGGATATTCTGGTAAGACTACACGCTCTAGATCGTTATGCAATTTTTGAGCGATGTCTGCTGCATCTTTATTGGCTATGGCTTTCACTATCGGCCCGGAGTGAACTGCATTAGCACGAGCGATTAAGTCGGCATTATCTTTTATATATGTATTACCAAACTGCTGCCGATAAGTTTTGTACGCCCAAGCAGTGGAAACTTCTAAGCTCCGATATTTCGCCAATACTATATATATATTGTCTAAACTCGGCAGGGGAGAAAGTTGTTCGCCTCTACCTGTAGCAATTACCGTTCCACCTGCGATACAGAAGGGTACGTCTGAACCTAAGATTGCTCCTAATTCTTCGAGTTCTGTTTGAGTTAACCCCAAATTCCAGAGTAAATCTATCCCTACCAACACTGCTGCGGCGTTTGTCGAACCTCCAGCCAACCCAGCTGCTACCGGAATATGCTTGTCGATGGTAATTTCTACTCCACCATACTTGGCAAAGGTATCTGGAAATTCCTTCACCATGAGTTCAGCTGCACGGTAAGCCAGATTACTTTTATCTGTAGGTACTTGTGGGTGTTGGCTGTGGACGCGAATATTGTCTGTGCTAAGAGAACGCACGCTAATCTGGTCTGCGAGTTCGATACTTTGCAGTATCATCGCTAACTCATGAAATCCATCCGGGCGATCGCCAATGATTTCCAGATACAAGTTGATTTTAGCAGGGGCAATTAAGCTGTAAGAACGCATTTTCAAAAGGATGAAGGATAAAGGATGAAGCATGAAGTATGAAAGTTTTAGCCTTCAGACTTCAGACTTCCTACTTCATTAGCTAGAGTCACCCATTGGGAGACGCTGAGGTCTTCAGCGCGTACTTGGGGATTTATCTCTAATTGTTCCAGTAAGTGGGTCAGGCGATCGCGTTCTACTACTGGTTGTAAATTATTTCGTAACATTTTCCGCTTCGCCCCAAATCCTAGCTTGATCAAATTCTCTAATTTTCGCGGGTCGATTGCTGGTGTTTCTATCTGTCGAGGACGCAACCTAACTACTGCTGAATCGACTTTTGGTGCAGGATGAAATGCACTTGCGGGTACTGTACAAATTAACTCACATTCTGCCAGATATTGCACCCTAACGCTCAACGCTCCAAAAGTTTTTGAACCTGCTTTCGCATACAACCTTTCTGCTACTTCTTTTTGCACTAATAATACTATTGAATCAAACGGTTGAGGATTGGGATTAGCAATCGTACCCAGGAGTTTTTCGATTATCGGCCCGGTGATGTTATAGGGGATATTAGCAACTACTTTATTTTGATTTTGGAAATTAGGAAATGCTGCCAAGTTTTCATGTAAATCCAAAGTCAAAAAGTCCCCTTGTAATAGGAGAAAATTTTCTCTTTTACCTAATTGCTTTGCTAATAATGCACACAAATCCCGGTCGATTTCTACAGCCACTAACGATTGCACAAAAGGTAATAAACGACGAGTCAGAATACCCGTTCCCGGGCCAATCTCCAGAACGCGATCGCTCTCCTGACATTCCGCCGCCTTCACAATAGCGTCCAGAGCCTTCTCACTTTTGAGCCAATGCTGAGCAAAGACCTTGCGCGGTCGCACCATCTATTTTACCCTCCCTGTATGCTTTCTAGCGTTTACCTGAAAATTCGTTTCTTACTTTTTTCTTACTTTTTACTACCCATTTTTGTCTCGTTTTCCTGGCTTGGCTATTGACTTTTGAGCTTAAATATGGTTAAAAATGCCTAAATATAGAAACCTGCCAGCGCGGGTTTTGATAGACTTAGATTCGCCATAAGACATCAGAAAATCAAACTTTAACCATTTTCTATGAAGATGCGAACAAAGTGAAATTTAGGCGATCGCTTATTATAACTTGATATTAATTAAGAGAATTTTTAAACGCAGAGGGGCACAGAGGTAGTGCAGAGTAACGCCAAGGTTTAGAAATTTTATTCGTGACTATATTATGTAATTTCTCTCTGCGCCTCTGCGGCTCTGCGTGAGACAAAACTTTTATCGAAATCGGCCCCGATACCGTTGTATATATATATGGTATTTTGGAAAAATCTGAGATAAACACTTAACCCACCATGCCAGAAACACCTTCAGATAGCATTTGGATTGTCACCGATGACACCCCTCAAATTTCCATTCCTGACGATACAAAAGGCGGTATTACTAGAGGAGGTGACTGGAGAGAAGAAACAAGAGAAACTACGAGTAGTAAAGGGGCTGGAGATGCAGTGAGAGTTAGCGCCCAAAAATTAGAGCAAGAAATGTCTCACTTTCTGCAAGTAGTAGGACGCTTATTCAGCCGTGCAGAACAGCAAGCTAAAGTTAACTCTGGGATGCAGCTAGAAGAAATTGAACTCTCAGTAGAAATTAGTGGTGAAGGGGAAGTAAAGTTAATTGGCAGTGGTGCAAAAGCTAGCGGTAAAGGAGCAATTAAGCTGACCTTCAAACGACAAGAAGCAAAATGAGATGGTGAAGAATTGGGCGATTGCAATTGGTATTAACCGATATGATTTACTGCAACCGCTAAAATATGCCCAGCGGGATGCACAGTTAATGCAGGAATTTCTCCGCAATGAAGCAGGGTTTGAGACGATATACTTTTTCTGTGATGACTCCCCTGATATTGCTGGGAAATCGACTCGCCCCAACTGCACTAACTTACTGCGAATCTTGCGACAATTATTTGAAAATCCCTTCTTAGGTGCAGGAGATAACTTTTGGTTCTTCTTTAGTGGTCATGGCATACGCCACACTGACCGCGATTATCTCATGCCCTGTGATGGCGATCCAGAGGATATTGAAAACACCGCAATTTCCATTAACTCCAAGAAATCATATTTGCTCTCTTACCCAACTCCGAAATGCTCTCATCGCTGCATTCCTCCCCTCAGCTTTACTGCGCATTAAGTATTCAGGAATAATTTGAGTAATCGGTAAATTAGGAAAAATAGCACTAGCTGTAGATGCTACATATTTACTATTAATCAAAACATTAATTTCTAGTTTATTTCCCTTCCATCGCCATAATTCTGGCACACCCAATACCTCATAATTATTAAACCGAGTGCGAGAGGTAATATCAATTTCAATTGCTAAATCAGGAGGCGGATCGACTGTTAAATCAATTCTATCTTTACCGCGTACAGCCGCTTCATTTTGAATGTAGAAACAATCATCAGGTTCTACTCCAGCATCCATTTGTTCTTGGTCAAAAGTAGTAGAACCTAAACTCCAAAATTCCATATCGAGTTCTTCTAATAAGATTTCCACCAAATTGCCAATAATTTTTTTACTTACCTCATGCTCTGGAAGTGGAGCCATGATTTCTAACATTCCTTGACTGTAAGAGATGCGAGAATTGCGATTTTCACCCAATTCAGCCAAAAGAGCTTTGTATGCCGACCAGGATACATTTTTAATCAATAACTGATGACCGACAGGTACAATTAGTTGGTTGAGTTGAAGTAACATAACTTGCCTCGCTTCTACAGTTCACCTAACTAGTACCCACTCAATCATATTTTATCTCATGTCAGAAGGGTCATTGCGATCGCACTTTTTCACTCCCAATTTTAATTGTTTACTGTGGGACTTTGGGCTGATTAACAGGAATTTCAATCACAAATTCTGCTCCTTGTTCTGGTGCGGAATTACAAGATAACTTACCGCTATGTTTATCTACAACAATTTGGTAACTAATTGATAACCCTAATCCAGTCCCTTTACCTACATCTTTTGTAGTAAAGAAAGGGTCAAATAATTTCGAGCGAATTGCTGGAGGGATTCCCTTACCGTTATCTGAAATTCGGATAGCTACGCGATTCCGATCGATAACTTCTGTACAAATGCGAATTTGAGGATTGATAATTTGCTCACATTTAGTTACTAATGACTCTTCTAAAGCATCAATAGCATTACTTAAAATATTCATAAATACCTGATTTAATTGACCTGGGTAGCAATCAATTAAAGGAAGTTTAGCATATTCTTTAATTACCGAAATCTCTGGGTGATTTTGTTTAGATTTCAAGCGGTTGTGAAGAATCATCAGAGTACTATCAAGACCTTCATGGATGTCTACCTGCTTGAATTCAGCTTCATCTAAACGCGAAAAATTGCGGAGCGATAGGACTATTTCACGAATGCGTTGAGTACCTATCCGCATAGACTCTAGAAGTTTTACTAAGTCTTCTTTGAGAAAATCAAGGTCAATGTCGACAATTTCTGCTTGAATTTCTTCGGGAGGATCGGGGTAGTGTTGTTGATAGAGTTCTACTAATCGTAATAAGTCTTTGGTGTATTGACTGGCAGGAATTAAATTACCGTGAATGAAATTGACTGGATTGTTGATTTCATGAGCAACGCCTGCAACCATATTGCCTATTGAGGACATTTTCTCACTGTGGATGAGTTGGGTTTGGGTACGTTGGAGTTCGCTCAAGGTTGCTTCTAAGTTTTGTGCTTGTTGTTGTAATTTAATTTCCGCTTGTTTGCGCTCTGTAATGTCAGTTGATACACCCAAAATTTGCTTAATTTGTCCTTCATTATTCCGGTTGAATGGTGTCTCCCGAGTGTAGAGCCAGCACCACTCACAATTAGGACGTCTGACTCGAAATTCAAATTCAACAATATCGCCATCTTTGGCTGTAATAAATTTTTCATGGTGATGTCTGACTGTTTCCCAATCATCTGGATGCATAATGGTGGGAATCAGATTTTCTCCCATTTGCTGAATTTCTGTATTAGAGTAACCGATAAGAGTAGCAATTTCTTGATTTGCGTAAACATTGCGTTGTTCTTCTAAATCAAAAATGTAGAGAACATTAGGAGAAGAATCGGCAATGCGTTGAATAAAGTGTTGACTAGCTTGTAGTGCTTCTTCTGCTTGTTTGCGCTCTGTAATATTTAAAGTAGTTCCCACAAGCCGATAAATTCTACTTTCGCTATTTCGCAGAGGATTGATAGTAGTAAACCACCAGGTTTCTTTACCATCGAAACTCAAACATTCTTCATAAGAAATTGCACTACCAGCTTCTATACAGCGTTGATATCGCTGAGTTATTGCTGCACCTTCAATCGCTCCATGCAACTCTTCTGGAGTTTTACCAGTCATCTTTTCATGATTCACACCTACTATTTTTTCTGCTGCTGAGTTACAACCAGCAAAACGAAATGTACCACTTTCTAGCACATCGACAATAAATATTAATTGCGGAACCCCATCATAAATGCTGCGTAAAAACTGTTCTTGTTCTTGTAATCGAGCTTCTGCTTGTTTGCGTTCGCTAATATCACGAGTAATTGTTGCCAAACACAAAGGATCGCCAGTCTCTGAATTTTTAACTATGAACATATTAAAGTCAACTGGGATTGCTTCTTCAGTGGGAAAGTGTCGGAAACGATATTCTCCCTGCCATAAACCACGTTCTATAACAGCAGGTAAAATGTGCCGCCGCATATATTCTCTGTCTTCTGGTAAGATGCAATCAATAATTTTGAAGTCTTCTACTGCTGCTAAATTATCAATTCCAATTAGCTTTAATCCAGCTTCATTAATAAACATGGCTTTTCCTTCTAAGCTGGCAAAACCAATGAAGTCACTACTATTTTCAATCAGAGAAACAAATCTTTGCCGTTCCTGTTCAGTTTGCTTGCGTTCTGTGATGTCAGTTGCTGTTATCACTAACTGAGAAATGCGTGAGGTACTATCTAACAGAGGCGTGACATTTAATAACCACCAAGTTTCCTGGTCATGAATATAGAAAAACTCCTCATAAAATATGCTCTTGCCTGATTTGATACATTCGCGATAGCGTTGGCGATAGTAATGTGCCATATCAGCAGGTAGCGCCTCTGCCATTGTTTTTCCTACAAAGGATTCAAGGGGAATGGAACTATTTCTGAGCATGGCTGGATTGAATTTCACATAACGAAACTCTTCACCATCATCTAAAACATCCAAGACAAAAATGCCATAATCTACACCTTCCCAAATACTTTGTAAAAACTGTGCCTGCTCTTGTAGTTGTTGTTGTATTTTTTGGCGTTGGCGTAGCCCGTCGTAGACATCGCTAATATCAATTAAGCACCCATACCAAGTTGTTTCTCCAGCAGCTTGACGTTCTGGTCGGGAAAATGATTTTACCCATTTTTGCAAACCTACAGGAGTAATTATTCGCCAGTCTTGCTCAAAGTTTTCCAGCGTTTGGGCAGAGTAATTCATTGCTTGGAGTACTTGTGAAGTATCCTCCGGGTCAATTTGGGCAAACAATAAGGAAGCATCTTCTATAATCTGTTCCGGTTCGATTTCTAGAATTTCTCGACATCCTGAAGAAACATAGGGAAAAGACATTTGACCATCTGGTTGAAGGCAAAATTCGTACAGCATTCCCGGTACGTTATCTGCTAGTCGCTGTAATCTTGCTTCAGTAGTTTCTAACTCTTCATTGAGTTGTTTGAGTTCTGCTTCTACTTGCTTGCGGTCAGTAATATCTAATAGTACACCACAGAAGATAATCTCCCCTTGGTCGTTACGTATAGGAGTTGAGTCTCCTTGCCACCAAATAATTTCTCCGTTAGGTTTAATTAACCGTCCTTCGTAGTGCCAAGGAATGGAATTTTCCACTGTCTCTACTACTGAGGCCACATAGTTTTCAATATCTTCTGGATGCACGCGAGCCACAAAGCTATTGAAATCCTGTATCATATCTGCTGCTGTAATTCCCGCCAGTTCCCAGATAAAGTCGCTGATATAATCGACTCTCCAAACACCATTACGGTTGGTGAACTGAAAAATTGCACCTGGTACATTAGCGGTAATATTTCTTAAAAGCTTTTCGCTCTGTTTGCGATTAGCGATCGCTTCCGTACAGATGACGATCCCACCAACTGCACCAAAATCTTCGTACCAAGGATGAATCTCCCACTTCACCCATTCGATTTTCCCGTTTGCACCAGGAAAAGCATCTTCTGCGGATTCCTCAATCGCACCTGCTAAACAACGTTGGTAAATTTCCCGCCAATGTTGGGGAATTTGGGGGAATATTTCATAATGAGAGCGACCAATAATGTCTTCATCGCTCAAGCTATAATCTTCTCGCCACCGCCGACTAGCTGCGAGGTAACGCATTTGACGGTCAAATACAGCGATCGCAGCTGGAGTGTATTCTATAAACGAGCGCATCTGCTGTAGACTAGGTTCAACGCTATCCAAGCAGCGATTAGACTCTACTATCTGACGTAGTTCTATCAGCTCTTGTTGAAGAGATTCGTAAGTATTTTTATCTACAGAGATAAGATTGCAAGCCATAGTATTGTTACTTGCCAGCTAAGGAAATAAAGGCAACTACAGCACTTATTATTCCCAACTCATTTCAGCAAACAACATGATGGCTCAAGAATCTTCTTTGTGTCTTTGTGCCTTTGTGGTTCAATATTTTTTAACACAAAAACTAACTCAGTAATTCGCCCAACTGATGCTGAATCAACAATCCTTTAATTGTTGCATTTTCAGCCTTCAAAGCCTGTACTTCTGCTTCTAATTCACTAATTCTTGCCTTCAAGGCTTCCTTTGTTGTACCCTGTCTGTGAATGACAACTTCGCGATAAATTGCTAAATTTGCATCTTCGTTCATCCATCTTTGATATGTCTTGGTATGCTCTTGCACTGTATGTCCCATATAATCGGCCATCGTTTTAATGGGCACTTGTAGGCGATGTCCGCGGATTGCATAAGCGTGACGTAATTCATAGGGTCTAAACCCCAAATTAGTAACTCTAAATCTGATATAAAGTTTTGCCGTTTTATTACTTAATTTGCCTTCGTTGTAAGGAAATTTTATATTTTTTAAATCAAATAATTCCACCCAATGGGGATGTAATGGCGGAATTCCGCAACTGCGCTCGCCAGTTTTAGTACCCTCTGTCAAACTCGGATTTAGAGTTACTAAATGAAAAGTATTTTGAGTGTTAGTAAAGGCTTCTATATCTATCGCAAATAATTCATGTGGCCTTAAGCCATAAGTTGCTAACATCCCATAAGCCCATTGCCATTGTTCGGGTTGTGTTAGATTCTCTTTACTAGCATAAGCTGATAAAGGCAGCCCAATTTTAGTAAAGCCTTGGATAATTTCTTCATCTGATGGCACTTGGCGAATTGTTGGATATGGTTTAGGAGTTGCATAAGCATCAATTGTTTTTAAGCCATTAATTCCGCAAAACTCGCAAAACTTCTTCAGTTGCCATACTAAGAAAAACCTTCCTGATGTATTCGGTTTAGTTCTTTCTAATGCTTTCTCCAATGCATATGAAGACATAGGTAAATCTTGAGGAAGTTTTTTTAAATGCCTCATGTAATGAGTTTCCCAAGTTCGTATACCTTGACGATTCTTTTGATGAGTTTTCCAAAATTCTCGCTGATAATCTTCAATCCATTCACTAATAAGTTTCGGAGAATTTTCCTGTTCTGGTAAAGCTAGCTTTTGTGCTTGTTTACCTAATAACTCTGGTGTCCACCGAAATTGTTTTGTTATCAACAATAAATCTAATTCTCGTGCTTTTACTACTGCCGTTTTCACACCTAAATCATTCGCAGCAAACCCAAGCGAAATGGTATACTGCTTACTTGGACTACCATTTTTTCCAATATCGCCAGGTTTACAGGGAAAAGTCCCTTGTAAACCAATAGTTTTAACGCTAGTTAGCTTAAGTTTGACCTTCACTCTATCTAAACTTAATGCCGAGTTAGCTTGCCCAATAGCGTGTTTTATCCGAAGATATTCACGCTCTATCTTTACACTTTCATCTGATGGGGAAGATTTGGCTTTCCATTGTTTCCACTTAGATGGCTCCCATTGGTCAATTCCAACACCATCCCATTCAGCATTACGAGGGTCGTAGTTACTAGATTCATTGCTAGACATAAGCTGTTTTTGGCTAGAGAGTGAAGTGTTGCAATGGTAGTGAAGATAAGCAATTACACGCAGAAAGTACAGATGAGCAACTCCGTAGTTGAGGCTGGATAAACTGAATTAAAATTTACAATTTTATACGGAATAGCGCTCGATAACAGTGTATTTAATAGAACAACCCAACAACTTTAAAGCTATGAGTAACATGATAAACATAACTAGAAAGTACCTATTACCATTTTTTGTTGTGGCGATCGCAGCTAGCCTCAGCAGTTGTAGTTCTAGCCCTAGCTCTCGTCAGGATACTATTAGCGAAACGCCAGCGCCTACAGCAGCGCCTACCATAACGCCCACAACAACGCCAACGACATCTGACAGTGGATTATCCCCCTCCCCCAGCAAAAGCCCTAGTATGGCTCATCTGAGGGCGAAATCAGACGATGTTGAGACACCCTCACCTGCTGCAACTACGAAAGCTGCCACTAGCAAAACTACCAATGTCACCCTATACACAAGTGATGTTCAATGTCAACAACTAATTCCCCAAAAAGTTAGCGTACCAGCAGATGAACCCGTACAAGGCGCAGTGAGCAAAATTCTTGAGCAAAGAGATACAGGCGACTTTAACTTATCGAGTTATCGAGTCAGCGTGAAAAATGGCGTTGCTACAGTTGATTTTCGAGTAGCTCCAAACTCAAAACGGCAAATAGCTTCGCTTTCGAGTTGCGAACAATTTGCGCTGTTTGGTAGCCTCCGAAAAACATTGACAAGTAATCCTCAATGGAAAATTAAAGACGTGCGTTTTACCGAACGCGGTGAGGAAATTGTGTTTTAGTCATTTGTCATTAGTTAACAACTCTCTTTAGTGAATGAGCAAATAATTTTTTATTTCTCTGTGTCTCTGCGGTTAAATTTTTTGGTGAATTCTAGCTATTTTCATCCTTACCCTGATTATTAGATAAAAGCCATTGCTCAACCAACTCTGTCATAATGTCGCTCATTTGTCGCTCTTGAGAAGCTGCTACTGCTTTAAGTTTGCGATGCAGATGCTTAGGCAGATAAATGGTTGTGCGAGTATATTCTGGGTTAGTACTTTTGCTGTGGGAAGAAGGTTTATTTTCAGTTGGCTGTATATTGTCTCGTTGTTGACGGCTACGAGCAGCATCAATTAGATCGTCAAAGCGACTAGTTTTCTTCTTATTATTCAAAGTAAAAATTCTCCATATTTTAATTGTAAATAATCAACAGATGAAAGCGCCAGTTCCAGAAAAAATCCTCATTTTGAATTCTCTAATATCTCCTTTCCCACCTCAGCGTAACAACGCCATGCAATTTGCGCGTAAGAATCTTTAACAGCATTGACTGGTACTCCTTCTAAAGCGGCTCTTTGAAATACAGCCAACCGCCGAATTCCAGATTTAAATACAGGTAATCCTGCTTTTAATAAAGCTGCTCTAGCATCTTCTCCTGCTTTATTAGGATTTGGTGGAATCAGAGTCAGCAAAATACGATAATTTGTCTTAAATTGCTTCAGAGCTTCCACCATTTGCATTGTTGCAGCTAATGCGATCGCATCAGGAGTTGTCGGTATTACTAGCAAATCGCATCCCCTAGCAATCGTTTTTAGTTCATCTGGATCTGGTCTAGCTGGCGTATCAATCACAATATTTTCGTAGAGTTTTGCCAGAACTATTCCTTGCTTTTCATCAGCAACTTTGAATGGTAAACAACCTCGATTTGACCAATCCAAAGCACTGCGGTTGAGGTCGCCGTCTACTAGCAGTGTATCAGCTGTGTTTTGAAGATATGTAGCCAGGTGTAGCGCTGTAGTTGATTTGCCAACACCCCCCTTAAACGCCGCCACAGTAATAATCATTTTGAATTTACAAGCAAATAATCCCAAGATTCTACTGCATAACCTAAACATCTGGACATTTTTAAAATGTCTAAACATCTAGATGTTGAAAGTTTTAAATATTCAGATGTTTTGCTAATTAATATTAAGTATGCATACAATTAACTTCTCATTATTTAGTATACTTAATATATTAAGTAAAATATAGAGATAAAAGAATAAAATAAGACTAAGTGTAAAAACTAAACTGTTTAGTTTTGTGCTTCTCCTTTCACAGGCAACACAATCGTAAATTCTGTTCCTCGATCGAGTGTGGAATCAACTTTGATCGCCCCACCATGTTTTTCCACGACAATTTGATGAGCGATCGCTAATCCTAATCCAGTACCTTTACCCAGTTCCTTTGTAGTGAACATACAGTCAAAAATCCGCTGTCTCACCTCGTCTGACATCCCAATGCCATTATCTGCAATCCGAATGATGACAAAATCCGGCTCTAGCATTTCCGTAGAAACCTCGATGAAAAGGGAATTATCTACTCGCTTTCCCTGCTGCCAAGCTTCTTCTAACGCATCAATGGCATTAGCCAGGATATTCATAAACACTTGATTGAGTTGTCCGGGAAAGCATTCAATCTTTGGTAAAGGAGAGTATTGTCTGTTGACTTTAATTTCCGGTCGCTGTCCCAAACTTTTCAGGCGGTGTCGCAAAATTAGTAAAGTACTATCCAGTCCTTGATGTATGTCAACTTCAAGCTTGACAGCTGTATCAGTGCGGGCAAAGTTTCGCAGCGATACAGAAATCTCTTTAATGCGCTCCGTGCTTAACTGCATAGAATTGAGGAGGTTTGGCAAATCTTCGAGAATGAACTCCAGATCTGTTTGCGCGATCGCCTCTTGAATAGCTTCTGGCAGTTGCTCGTAATATTGCTGGCATAATTGTAAGATGTTAGTAATATCAGAAACATACTCTTGAGCCGGGATCGTATTGCTGATGATGCAGCTAATGGGATTATTCATTTCATGGGCAACCCCTGCCATCAGTTGACCAAGCATTGATAGCTTTTCTTGCTGTACCAGTTGCACTTGTGCCTTAGCTAACTCCGCTGTTCGTTCT
The genomic region above belongs to Calothrix sp. NIES-2098 and contains:
- a CDS encoding dimethyladenosine transferase, coding for MVRPRKVFAQHWLKSEKALDAIVKAAECQESDRVLEIGPGTGILTRRLLPFVQSLVAVEIDRDLCALLAKQLGKRENFLLLQGDFLTLDLHENLAAFPNFQNQNKVVANIPYNITGPIIEKLLGTIANPNPQPFDSIVLLVQKEVAERLYAKAGSKTFGALSVRVQYLAECELICTVPASAFHPAPKVDSAVVRLRPRQIETPAIDPRKLENLIKLGFGAKRKMLRNNLQPVVERDRLTHLLEQLEINPQVRAEDLSVSQWVTLANEVGSLKSEG
- a CDS encoding two-component sensor histidine kinase, whose product is MACNLISVDKNTYESLQQELIELRQIVESNRCLDSVEPSLQQMRSFIEYTPAAIAVFDRQMRYLAASRRWREDYSLSDEDIIGRSHYEIFPQIPQHWREIYQRCLAGAIEESAEDAFPGANGKIEWVKWEIHPWYEDFGAVGGIVICTEAIANRKQSEKLLRNITANVPGAIFQFTNRNGVWRVDYISDFIWELAGITAADMIQDFNSFVARVHPEDIENYVASVVETVENSIPWHYEGRLIKPNGEIIWWQGDSTPIRNDQGEIIFCGVLLDITDRKQVEAELKQLNEELETTEARLQRLADNVPGMLYEFCLQPDGQMSFPYVSSGCREILEIEPEQIIEDASLLFAQIDPEDTSQVLQAMNYSAQTLENFEQDWRIITPVGLQKWVKSFSRPERQAAGETTWYGCLIDISDVYDGLRQRQKIQQQLQEQAQFLQSIWEGVDYGIFVLDVLDDGEEFRYVKFNPAMLRNSSIPLESFVGKTMAEALPADMAHYYRQRYRECIKSGKSIFYEEFFYIHDQETWWLLNVTPLLDSTSRISQLVITATDITERKQTEQERQRFVSLIENSSDFIGFASLEGKAMFINEAGLKLIGIDNLAAVEDFKIIDCILPEDREYMRRHILPAVIERGLWQGEYRFRHFPTEEAIPVDFNMFIVKNSETGDPLCLATITRDISERKQAEARLQEQEQFLRSIYDGVPQLIFIVDVLESGTFRFAGCNSAAEKIVGVNHEKMTGKTPEELHGAIEGAAITQRYQRCIEAGSAISYEECLSFDGKETWWFTTINPLRNSESRIYRLVGTTLNITERKQAEEALQASQHFIQRIADSSPNVLYIFDLEEQRNVYANQEIATLIGYSNTEIQQMGENLIPTIMHPDDWETVRHHHEKFITAKDGDIVEFEFRVRRPNCEWCWLYTRETPFNRNNEGQIKQILGVSTDITERKQAEIKLQQQAQNLEATLSELQRTQTQLIHSEKMSSIGNMVAGVAHEINNPVNFIHGNLIPASQYTKDLLRLVELYQQHYPDPPEEIQAEIVDIDLDFLKEDLVKLLESMRIGTQRIREIVLSLRNFSRLDEAEFKQVDIHEGLDSTLMILHNRLKSKQNHPEISVIKEYAKLPLIDCYPGQLNQVFMNILSNAIDALEESLVTKCEQIINPQIRICTEVIDRNRVAIRISDNGKGIPPAIRSKLFDPFFTTKDVGKGTGLGLSISYQIVVDKHSGKLSCNSAPEQGAEFVIEIPVNQPKVPQ
- a CDS encoding amine oxidase, translated to MSKRVIVVGAGLAGLTVAYELVLAGFDVQIFEARSRVGGRVQTAFLTAEQYGELGAEFVDDNHTALMSYATQFNLKLEPAITFPSDLCYYIDGNFQPQKTLTAQQQAALNDVYQKLDELLEQQADPAQTLTQWLTANSIAPFACKVVRQQSYGLYAADPEAIGVGFFAYSGTTGDRSLRIQGGSTQLATAFARFLGDRIHLNTPVVRIQQQEQTVAVTLNTLQGQVEVFGDWIVVTVPWSVLRHLSIEVPLSQVQREAIARLPYGVSIKTLLQYSHRFWRQLNWGLVVGDTPYQTVWESTVAQAQEAGILACTSSGTPSRNVAGHAVELAQQTVSTLYPNAPEAISTATHDWGADPWSQGAYCYFAPSDLKTWRSDLSYSAGRLIFAGEHTAPVEFCGYMEGAIRSGQRAAEQILAFTI
- a CDS encoding 4-(cytidine 5'-diphospho)-2-C-methyl-D-erythritol kinase — translated: MRSYSLIAPAKINLYLEIIGDRPDGFHELAMILQSIELADQISVRSLSTDNIRVHSQHPQVPTDKSNLAYRAAELMVKEFPDTFAKYGGVEITIDKHIPVAAGLAGGSTNAAAVLVGIDLLWNLGLTQTELEELGAILGSDVPFCIAGGTVIATGRGEQLSPLPSLDNIYIVLAKYRSLEVSTAWAYKTYRQQFGNTYIKDNADLIARANAVHSGPIVKAIANKDAADIAQKLHNDLERVVLPEYPQVLQLRELFASQEGVLGTMMSGSGPTVFALVESQQQAEVVKQQIRAAIPDEDLELFVTRTATHGIKIASSV